The stretch of DNA TTACCTTTCACAAGGGAGGCGCAGGGCAGGTAAAATCCAAcagacaagaaaacacaacaggaCAGAAGACTCCATCACAGGAGTGTGTTGCCATCTGGGAGACAATGATGCTCAGATGCTCAGTGACAAAgcaaacagtggggaagacttggCCCCAGGGAACACCTCACAGGTCCCAGCACACCTCAGAGGCCAGCTGTTGAACTAGGGAGGGGAGAAAGGCTATCAATGGAACCCACTCAGCTTGTTTTCTGAGTACCTTCTTTGGGGCTACAGACAATGTCAGACAGGAGAGGGTCACGCAGTCTCAAGCTGGTCAACAGTACCCATCTTGGCTCCGGACTCCAGGTTCCAactttgagttcctaccctggctTTTCTTGAAAATGgattataaactaaaataaaccctttcttgtCTCCCCCTGCCCCCTCAAAAATAGAAAATCGACCTTTCCCCTGCCCCAGCAATACTTGAAGTTTAGAGAAACAGTtcttaagaagaaaatataaccCACAGTTTTTTACCCAGACATATTTTCTTACATAGATAAAGCccttaagaaaacattttcagttaTACAAGAACAGAAGAAAGTTCTTTAAAAACTCTAGCGGCCAGGGGCCGGAGAAaagactcagcggttaagagcactggctgcttttgcagaggacccgagttcagttcccagcacccacatggcagctcacaactgcttgtaactcagTTCCAGATGAATCACGGCACCGGGCACGAACATGGTGCACATAcctgtgcatgcaggcaaaatacccatacacataatagAAATGAACcttaaaacaccaaaacaaaaactcgGTTGGCTAAAAGCCAATAGAGGAATGACCAAGGAGACCTGAGAGCCAGAGAAATTTagtcctccccagggaagagcacacaattagttacccaataccaaatggtTAGCCCTGAAAGCATGATACAAGTAGCTTATATACACAAATGTAACATGTGTATCTACATGCATATACGCACGTAACAACAACCAATgcaaaaagaggccatgaatttggaaGAAAGCAAGGTGtgatgtgtgggggtggggattagAGAAGAATGGCAGGAGGAAATCATGCAATTATAATACCAAAGAGGAAAAATCTTAactggccaggtgtggtgacacacggctgtaatcccagcacgtaaggccagcctgggttacatgaaaccccatgtgaaaaataaaaactcaggggcctggagagatggctcggcaccTGCCACCCTTGCAGGAGACTgtggctcagttcccagcacccatgtggcttTGGACAACCGTAACTCCAGTCTCCGGGAACCTGATGttcccttctggcctccttgggcagtTCAGTTCATGGTGCGCACACATCAGGCCAAACGCttatacacataacacataacacaaaAGAATCAGGACTCAGAAGGCAACCTTAATTTCAGCgaataaatacaaaacaagtGGTGCGAACGACCCGAGTTCCGGAGGTAAGCTGGCTAGAGGAGGTCGGAACAAGAGCTGGGCAGCCGGAATGGGAGGGAAACCTAATGGATGTTGCTCATGTGAACTGGCTGAGGAAAGGCCAGGGCAGAGCAGACAGGGAAGGCCCGTGCCACTCAATGCGGAACCAAACACCAGTGCCGTCTACGTTGGAAAACAAATGGTGCGTATCCCTTGATGCCCTTACAGTTTCTAAATATAATCTTTCAATTtgtttgagacacggtctctctCACTGTGCGGCCCAGGCCAGCCTCGGATTTTGCATCAGTCTTTCTGCTGCTGCCTTCTGTGAGCTCGGACTATaggcatgccccaccacacctggcatttggtatcttttcattgcttcttccAGCTTAAATATCACTTTCATCTTGAGCATAAATGTCTTTAAAGTTGTGAGCAGAAGCTCTACACTTCAGACTTCTCATCATTGCACCGCCTCATACGTCCCAGAAATAGCTGGAATGATCTCTACCTGATGTTAAGAGTGATCaactgtgtgtttttaaaaatcctttgttatggggctggagagatggctcagtggttaagagcactaactgttcttccagaggtcctgagttcaattcccagtaaccacatggtagctcacaaccatccataatgagatctgatgccctcttctggcatatctgaagagagcaacaatgtactcatataagtaaaatatatatatatataattttttttaatcctttattATTTTAGAGCAAGAGTTTTTGCAAAGGCAATGAAGTCGTTTCTTATGAGGTGACCTGCACAGATAGCTGTGAACTACATCTCCCAGGTACCCCAGCAGCCCTGGGTCAGCTGCTGGAAAGGCCTCTTTCTGCTTCAGGTATCCAGAGTCTCCTCTGCAACACCTTCCGAGTTGTAGTATCAGGATGAGAAAGTCAAGTGACCTGTGAGACCCCATGGCTGTGGCTAGCTCAAGAAAGCTCGAACCTGCCCAACCTCACCTGCCTCCCCTTGACAGAGGTGCCCAGGGACCCTTCCCCCAAAATCTTTGTGCTCAATCTAAGATGAGCCAACCTGTCTGCTTGCCCCCCGTCTCCCTCAGAGGCCTCCCGCCTCCCTACACCCTTTTCTGTTCCCAAGTTTTCCCACTAGAGCACCCTGGACATACATGATGGTGGGGATCCGGTGAATGTGCAGATGGGGCACAGGAAATGATGTGACTATGTCTGAACTTAGAGCTGGGAGAATTTCCAGGTCATTTCGGTGGAGTCTGAGTAGTCTCAAGAGACCATAACCATAGGAGCTGAGAAGGGAGGACAAAGGGTGAACACAGAGCCAGACCTGTCATCCAACTTACCCTGGGCAGCTGGGAAAAGCAGGCTGAAGCTACAGCTCTGCCTATGACCGGATCCTAGTGCAGAGGCCCGCTGTGGACTGCTGCAGAATCCAAGGAACCCACATTCCTTTAAAGCACTAAACTTGGGACAATTAGTTGCAGCAGCCACTAAAAACTATGCATTGTGTATTTGGTCAACAGCACTGTCTCCAGGCACTGCTAACAGTTCCAACACCAGGCTTCCTTCCCTTGTAAATCCGCTGGCCTTGCAGTCACCTTAGCTCCCACAGGTGGCCAGTGGGTAGGGGCCAGCTCTGGGCCTCAGGCCTGATACTCTAAATGATGTGGTTTGTGTTGCTGGGACGGGGAAGAGTCTAAGAGGAGCTGACCATCTCTGTGTCCATCCGCCTGCAGACTCAGCAGGTGCCCAGGCGAGTGCACATGATTAGGGGAAACCCTGTCAACCCTCTGCCATGAGCAGGGGTGGAATAACGTGCAGTCCTTTAAAGCCCCGCGGAGCtgacatgcacacagcacatggCGCTTGTGTGGTGACCTTTGACTTTAATTTGCTTGCATTAACAGGACTCGAGTGTATCTTCTTGCCCAGCACGGGCCTTACTTAGCCCGCTGCATGCTGTGCTCCAGGTCATCCCCAAACCCCGGAGGAGGTGGGAGGGTCATACTGCGGCTCAACGGATGCCTTAGGACTGTCCCTGTCCCTGCTTTAGTCCTCTTGGCACCATGCTCTGCCTACCCTTAACCCTTTATGTCCTGAGAAACACAGAAGCCTGGGATGAACAAAAGTATTATCAGGGGACAACTAGAAAGGGTTGCTCAGTAGGGTGGTGAAGGCagacttcctggaggaggagggATTTCAGTGAGTCTTAGGAAGGAAGGTAGGGAAGCAAGAACAGAGAATTCAAGCTAGCCAGGGACCCAGTGTCAAGCATGGGCAACTTTATGCTTTAGCAATGGGCTCTGGGCAGTTGGTGCTGCACTACCCAGCTGGCTGATTCCTTCAAGGCCCCATGTACAGGCCTGAATCTTGCCCACACTTGAACCTACAATCCATCACTTCCTCTTGACTCAAAATCCCCTCTACCCAGCCCCGCTTACACATAAACCCAGGCCACCACTACCAGTCTCTGAGTCTGGGGTACCCTTCCCTAACCACCCTGACAGATTAAGGTTACTAcccttcttttcctgtctctcctccAGCTTCATGTACCCAAAAGGTGGCATGTTATCAACCCAGTCCTAAACCCTCTGTGGGATCCCCAACCTCAAGACGACCTGAAACATAACTGAAGAACCAGGACTCCCTCTGTTACTGCAAACCTGCACAAAGCGTGCTGCCTTCCTAGCTCCATCCAACTCTCAGTGCACTGTCTGGAATGAGCTCAGCTACCTGGAAGCCTCCGTGTCTAGACCCTCACTAGGTCCCTTTCTTCAAGCTGTCCCACTCTAGTCCCACCACCATATCTCCAAGGTCACACATACCATTTGGGCCTTGAGGCTGAGTCCCGGATGGTTCATGATGTGACCACCACATTGGAGGAACTAGACATGGCAGGGACTCAGCACCTCCTCAAGCGGCTGCTCAGAAATGGAACTAGTAAAGCAGTGGGCCATGAACTAGGGTGTTGGTGGCACTGCTGCCCCTGCAGAGGTCCACAAGTCTGGTCACCAATATGCCTTACTGGGCAGGGGCGCTTTTGGAAGGTCCTCCCTGACTCACTCCCTCTTATGGCTCTCTCATAGTTCCCAACTGGGTTCCTAGGAAAGGGGGCTCACCTGAGTCCTGAGCCCTTTGTCCTGACCTGTGTGTCCTCTGTGGGTGAGTCAAGACCGCAGTGAGAACCAAAGAGGGTACGGGGGGTACCGAAGTCATTCCCCACCAAAAAGAAAGGCAGTAGACAACATAACACTGGCTGAGCCGAGCTCCTTCTTAGGAGTGGGGCAACTTTGAGGTCTGGACCTCAAAATTCTCATTCTTCCAAAGGGACGTATTCCGGGCCAAGAAGTCCTGGAAGGCACTGGAGTACTCTGAAGATCTTAGAGGGTGAGAGATGAGTACGTCTCTCTCTATACCCTCAGACATCAACTCCGCCACCGTCTGTGTGATGTCCTGCATGGGACCAACCATATTTTCATAGGCCTGGAGGGGAGGGGTTGGGACAGACTGGGTCAGTGGGGAGGTTTCAGCATGGCCCTCGGGATGCAGGCCTGGCAGGTCTCTGGATGGGGCCCTGGCCGTGTTTGTTCTCTCCTGCTTACGCAGCATGGCCAGACGCCTGCGCTCATCGATGCTGACATTCCAGCGGCTACCTGGGCGCTTGTGCTCCTGAGGCTCACACACCTGCGGGGAGAGAGCGGCAGGTACTCCTTTCCAATGTGGTCACCTCCGAAGTCAGGTCCTCAGATCTGTATGGCAAGTATTTTATCAAGCAAGCTATGTCTatgttcatttttgagacagggtttcactataaAGCCCCAGCTCTGCTTCAGGGCGAGCTCCTGGTGAGGGAAGCAGTACTCTCTCACAGTAGCCCTATGTGGGACACTCCGGCACTGGGATACCCGTGTATGTCATGGGCCCCATGATATGTTGTTAATGGCTACCACTGCATCTGTCCCCAGATGCAGGCCTTGGAGTAGTGCTGGTAAGGTACTTCAATGTGGAGGGTAGGGTTGGTCCCAAGACATAACAAAGCTAACTGTTGTGTGTCCCCAGAAAGTCACGTTTCAGAAAGCAACCCCAGGCATCCTTCTTCCTTAAGAGGCCTAGAAAGTAATCCTAAAGGCTGGTTCGGTTACCAAgaccaacaaaaataacaaataaattgtCTCTAAATAGATTTAGGAGGAAAATTAACACTATAACCCTCCATGAACAAATTAAAAACCAGCACGAGGTAAGGAGGGGAATCAGCCAGCACCATGCAGGAGACTGGAAGGTGGTGACAGACAAGAAAGCCAGCAGAGGCTTATAGGGAAAGCCCACATAGAGCAGCCAGAGGATGCTACTGCCCAGGTGAGTGGCCCATGGAAGTCCTTCCAGACTTCCCATTAAGGGGACATACCTAGCTAACCTTTGGTTAGAGGGTTAAAAGGAAAGATGAGACAATTCCAAGTGAAAGACCTCTGTACtcaaaaaaatcttgaaagaatTAACACACGACAATTGGATGGTTCCACTTCTGGTTATAGAACCAGCTTTTAAAGCTGTGACTTTGGAAggtgtgcacacacccatgtcCACACAGCGGCTTCATTCGCTTGCTCAGAACACAGATGCAATTCAAGTGCCTGTAGCAGGAAGGATCCTCCCAGACAATGCAGCACTACTCActccaaaagaaaggaagggcattTGGGGATGGGGAGGCGGCTCAGAAGTTAACAGTGtgttctgctcttgcagaaaacctgggttcagttcctaccacccatgtcaggcagctcacatctgCCTAACTCCAAGGGACCTGACACCCTTGAACCTGCATGCACATAAagtcacatgcacacaggaacacacatacacatacacatacacacacgcacacacgcacacaggaacacacatacacacatatacacatgcacacacacatgcacacaggaacacacacacacatacacatgcacacacagaggaacacacatacacacacacacacaggaacacatacatactcaggaagacacacacatacatatgcacgcacacacacacacacgcacacaggaacacacatacacacatatacacatgcacacacacatgcacacaggaacacacacacatgcacatgcacacacagaggaacacacatacacacatgcacacaggaacacatacatactcaggaagacaca from Arvicanthis niloticus isolate mArvNil1 chromosome 23, mArvNil1.pat.X, whole genome shotgun sequence encodes:
- the Tex22 gene encoding testis-expressed protein 22, with the translated sequence MDSRQQRPQRKTLQWQLAQEQRQQSPPQRLSEASSQPDTKSKPQEDLQTQDWVCEPQEHKRPGSRWNVSIDERRRLAMLRKQERTNTARAPSRDLPGLHPEGHAETSPLTQSVPTPPLQAYENMVGPMQDITQTVAELMSEGIERDVLISHPLRSSEYSSAFQDFLARNTSLWKNENFEVQTSKLPHS